A genomic segment from Solibacillus sp. FSL H8-0538 encodes:
- a CDS encoding sensor histidine kinase — translation MLEKMPIRWRLTVMTVTLLTVCCVGLTLILNFSAARMATRIDATAVLPALEVGEEGWAHESAPSASSSMTAPIPSEDAEKARMDFTMESIMYMLLVIVSGGFLTYYLSGKALKPLHTLNGQVKNMNVQNLAETLSVPPSKDEIAELTVTFNAMTDQLANSFMMQQRFSASAAHELRTPLAVLQTKVDVFKKKKNHTNEEYDALIAVIEKQTKRLRGLVASLLDMTNMDDNLEQSSICVKDIFEDIIAELSHIAKDKQVSLALACDNSVVLGNTDLLYRAFYNLVENGIKYNIDGGAVEVVVNRLSKEQVSIKIKDTGIGIAEKEKKNIFEPFYRVDKSRSRQMGGIGLGLATVDSIIKKHNGSITVIDNENKGTCFNIILNMGSSPEQVRG, via the coding sequence ATGCTTGAAAAAATGCCCATTCGGTGGCGACTTACTGTGATGACCGTTACTCTTTTAACGGTTTGTTGTGTAGGCCTTACCCTCATACTTAATTTTTCTGCTGCAAGAATGGCGACAAGAATTGATGCAACCGCCGTATTACCTGCACTAGAGGTTGGCGAAGAAGGATGGGCTCATGAAAGCGCTCCCTCAGCGTCAAGTAGCATGACCGCTCCCATTCCTTCAGAGGATGCCGAAAAAGCAAGAATGGATTTTACAATGGAAAGCATTATGTATATGCTGTTAGTCATTGTGAGCGGGGGATTTCTAACCTACTATCTCTCGGGCAAGGCATTAAAACCGCTTCACACGCTAAACGGACAAGTAAAAAACATGAATGTGCAAAATTTAGCTGAAACCTTATCCGTACCGCCTTCAAAGGATGAAATAGCAGAGCTTACGGTCACATTTAATGCAATGACGGATCAGCTGGCTAATTCGTTTATGATGCAACAAAGATTCTCCGCCAGTGCTGCCCACGAGCTTCGAACACCTCTTGCTGTGTTACAAACAAAGGTGGATGTATTTAAGAAGAAAAAAAACCATACAAACGAGGAATATGATGCGCTTATTGCGGTGATTGAAAAGCAGACGAAGCGCTTGAGAGGGCTCGTCGCTAGCCTTTTAGATATGACGAATATGGATGATAATCTTGAGCAAAGCAGCATTTGCGTAAAGGATATTTTCGAGGATATTATTGCAGAGCTTTCTCACATCGCTAAAGATAAGCAGGTTTCGCTGGCTTTAGCGTGTGATAATAGCGTTGTTTTGGGGAACACGGACTTATTGTATCGTGCTTTTTACAACCTTGTCGAAAACGGCATTAAGTACAATATTGATGGTGGGGCAGTTGAGGTGGTTGTAAATAGATTGAGTAAGGAACAGGTTTCAATCAAAATTAAAGATACAGGCATCGGGATTGCCGAAAAAGAAAAAAAGAATATATTTGAACCTTTTTATCGTGTTGACAAATCACGCTCCCGTCAAATGGGTGGTATAGGCCTTGGTCTTGCAACGGTTGACAGCATTATCAAAAAGCATAACGGGTCGATTACGGTGATCGATAATGAAAATAAAGGGACTTGCTTTAATATAATCTTAAATATGGGATCGTCACCTGAACAGGTTCGTGGCTAA
- a CDS encoding response regulator transcription factor produces MRILIVEDELDLQEAMADGLRIDGYAVDTCDNGETAYELLYEINYDLVVLDLNLPKMDGLEVLEKIRDEKSELKVLILSARSSVHDKVKGLDIGANDYLAKPFDFAELEARIRNLLRRKFVQERTTLFCGAITVDLSKRIVIVNENELALTKKEFALLEYLLLNKERVVSQEELIEHVWDQHADSFSGAIRVHIATLRKKLKAVLNYDPIGTKIGEGYFLLEKGGDVHA; encoded by the coding sequence ATGAGAATTCTGATTGTAGAAGACGAGCTTGATTTGCAGGAAGCGATGGCAGATGGGCTTAGAATAGATGGGTATGCAGTGGATACGTGTGACAACGGTGAAACGGCTTACGAGCTTTTATATGAAATAAATTACGATTTGGTTGTACTTGACTTAAACCTCCCGAAAATGGATGGATTAGAGGTGTTAGAAAAGATACGTGATGAAAAGTCGGAATTAAAGGTACTCATTCTCAGTGCGAGAAGTAGTGTTCATGACAAAGTGAAAGGCTTAGACATCGGGGCAAATGATTATTTGGCGAAGCCATTTGATTTTGCCGAGTTGGAAGCCAGAATACGAAATTTGTTAAGGCGAAAGTTTGTGCAAGAAAGGACGACGCTTTTCTGCGGTGCAATTACAGTGGATTTATCAAAGCGTATTGTCATCGTTAACGAAAATGAACTAGCACTGACAAAAAAAGAATTTGCCTTGCTTGAATACCTTTTGCTAAACAAAGAGCGAGTGGTTAGCCAAGAAGAACTGATTGAACATGTTTGGGATCAGCATGCGGATAGCTTTAGTGGTGCGATTCGGGTTCATATTGCAACGCTCCGCAAGAAGCTAAAAGCGGTGTTAAACTATGACCCAATCGGTACGAAAATCGGCGAAGGTTACTTTTTATTAGAAAAGGGTGGGGATGTACATGCTTGA
- a CDS encoding ABC transporter permease, protein MYILKNATKNIKRNKGRNLLVGTVLVIIAITCVISLVINSATSSILTDYKNQFGSEINVELDYSKLYEDGMTTDVPEVTIDQLKKYADSDYVKDHYFYLEAPAVSKIKALNQQEDAALQGSGNAEGGAPDIGPPNLKVIGSSSYELFEEFKKGERKIIAGKIFEKDNDIVISEDLAQQNRLKVGDAITVRSMADVNKDVSLTITGIFKDLTTDNMGDYAFKDPYMTRKNEILTTYETATGLVGKEASTMSRIKYFLNSPDDLDAFTTEAQGKGLSEYYSLTNNEYLYKQIAGPVESVQKISTVFLLVVLSLGGIILILLNLIALRERKYEIGVLRAIGMKKFQVIKSLLYESILVTMVAVTIGLGVGSLTAQPISDQLLADQIEQRQEQMENMGGNLGGSNAAMPNTDEIINSLNVQLDASVIVGMLLIGGLLVIISSAMSLVYITKYEPIKILSERN, encoded by the coding sequence ATGTATATTTTAAAAAACGCAACAAAGAACATTAAAAGAAACAAAGGAAGAAACCTTTTAGTCGGTACGGTATTGGTCATTATCGCGATCACTTGTGTCATTTCATTGGTCATTAACAGTGCAACAAGTAGTATCCTAACCGATTATAAAAATCAATTTGGTAGTGAAATCAATGTTGAGCTGGATTATTCAAAACTTTACGAAGATGGAATGACCACAGATGTTCCCGAAGTAACGATAGATCAGCTTAAAAAATACGCAGATTCCGACTATGTAAAAGACCACTACTTTTATTTAGAAGCGCCTGCTGTATCAAAAATCAAGGCCCTAAATCAACAGGAGGATGCAGCACTGCAAGGTAGCGGAAATGCTGAAGGTGGAGCTCCTGATATTGGCCCTCCAAATTTAAAAGTAATTGGAAGCTCGTCCTATGAGTTGTTTGAAGAATTTAAAAAAGGCGAACGCAAAATAATAGCGGGCAAAATATTTGAAAAAGATAATGACATTGTAATCAGTGAAGATTTGGCCCAGCAAAACAGGTTAAAAGTGGGTGATGCCATTACCGTTCGTTCAATGGCCGATGTGAATAAAGATGTCAGCCTTACAATCACAGGTATTTTTAAAGACCTAACAACAGACAACATGGGCGACTATGCTTTTAAAGATCCATATATGACACGAAAAAATGAAATCTTAACGACTTACGAAACAGCAACAGGACTTGTAGGAAAAGAAGCAAGTACAATGTCACGTATTAAGTATTTCTTAAACTCCCCCGATGATTTAGATGCTTTTACTACGGAAGCTCAAGGAAAAGGTCTAAGTGAGTATTACTCATTAACAAATAACGAATATCTGTATAAACAGATTGCAGGACCGGTTGAAAGCGTGCAAAAGATAAGCACCGTTTTCTTACTCGTAGTGCTTAGTTTAGGTGGCATTATTCTGATTCTACTTAATCTTATTGCTCTTAGAGAACGCAAATATGAAATTGGTGTTTTAAGAGCGATCGGAATGAAAAAATTCCAGGTTATTAAATCCTTATTATATGAATCAATTCTTGTCACAATGGTTGCGGTTACTATCGGACTTGGCGTGGGGAGCCTTACAGCACAGCCTATATCAGATCAACTTCTTGCCGACCAAATTGAGCAGAGACAAGAGCAAATGGAAAATATGGGTGGGAATTTAGGCGGCTCCAATGCAGCTATGCCTAATACAGATGAAATCATTAACTCATTAAATGTTCAATTAGATGCAAGCGTTATTGTAGGGATGCTCCTTATTGGTGGCTTGCTTGTCATCATCTCAAGTGCAATGTCACTTGTGTATATCACGAAATATGAGCCTATAAAAATTCTGTCAGAAAGAAATTAA
- a CDS encoding ATP-binding cassette domain-containing protein, which yields MSVLAVNNLSYVYDGTKKKVLNKIKIEFEEKKTYAIVGKSGSGKTTLLALLSGLDLCKEGEILYNGENIKTIDRDHYRSNKIGVIFQSYNLLTNATALENIMLSIDISGIKVANKKEYAYSLLQSVGIDQETADRKVLKLSGGEQQRIGIARALSHNPDILIADEPTGNLDTETEESIMKILTALSENENKCVIIVTHSKKVADYANEIWGISNGNLSLVKKN from the coding sequence ATGAGTGTATTAGCAGTAAACAACCTGTCTTATGTGTATGACGGCACTAAAAAGAAAGTTCTTAATAAGATCAAGATCGAATTTGAGGAGAAAAAAACTTATGCCATCGTCGGCAAATCAGGCTCCGGTAAAACGACTCTTTTAGCTTTGCTTTCGGGACTTGACCTCTGTAAAGAGGGCGAAATCCTTTATAACGGTGAGAATATAAAAACCATTGATCGTGATCACTACCGTTCAAATAAAATCGGTGTTATTTTTCAAAGCTATAATTTGCTTACCAATGCTACAGCCCTTGAAAACATTATGCTCTCCATTGACATTAGCGGGATTAAAGTAGCCAATAAAAAAGAATATGCTTATTCCTTATTGCAAAGTGTCGGGATTGATCAAGAAACGGCCGATCGAAAGGTATTAAAATTAAGCGGTGGTGAACAACAGCGCATTGGGATTGCACGAGCTTTATCTCACAATCCTGACATTCTCATTGCAGACGAGCCCACAGGAAACTTAGATACCGAAACGGAAGAAAGCATTATGAAAATACTCACTGCCCTTTCCGAAAATGAAAATAAGTGCGTCATCATTGTCACTCACTCCAAAAAGGTGGCAGATTACGCAAATGAAATTTGGGGCATTTCAAATGGCAATCTATCGCTTGTGAAGAAAAACTAA